The Tubulanus polymorphus chromosome 1, tnTubPoly1.2, whole genome shotgun sequence genome contains a region encoding:
- the LOC141914925 gene encoding uncharacterized protein LOC141914925 encodes MSYFFLQLCVLSFAVLNTASSQSNYDPNGDAVWNTLLSEQHNNTDAVYLQAFGSPRAFRRNGGRPGAATNTHSCGHIRAVPAHLRSARHMRPRGLGRFYQKYTEAYGIPVVGSRYLSDSALKRACYVVRFVLAEHTGVRQSYYRYFGRFTLMGSKEVTTDIPEYTSLGAWWNQRARGLGATIDRPVSSGAEENALCWDTDRYRREDIVLHEFAHGMHLLGAKYGIPGFDRELHRLYNSARASGKWANTYALTDYREYWGEAVQKYFNDDDYRNPSNGIHNHIDTREKLRAYDPGLYNLVRKTFPCGNRYILRCSNKNEAQLRQEELNQKLRMDCDKNGGFIEGGGTGTGGGTGTGGGTGTGGGTGTGGGTGTGGGTGTGGGTGTGGGTGGGGGKDCTDEHRYCSHWAAQGYCESNSFTQSNCKKSCRLCGGGTGGGGGSGGGCTDSNRYCQPWSQRGECTKNPSYMHRNCKKSCGICS; translated from the exons ATGAGTTATTTCTTTTTGCAGCTATGTGTCTTATCTTTTGCTG TACTAAATACAGCGTCATCCCAATCGAATTACGATCCGAATGGAGACGCAGTATGGAATACACTTTTATCCGAACAACATAATAACACCGATGCGGTCTATCTACAAGCCTTTGGTT CTCCTCGCGCTTTTCGACGGAATGGCGGACGCCCTGGTGCAGCGACTAACACGCATTCATGTGGACACATTCGTGCCGTACCCGCGCATCTCAGATCAGCACGTCATATGCGACCAAGAGGTTTGGGACgattttaccaaaaatacaCGGAAGCTTATGGAATACCAGTTGTAG GATCTCGGTACTTATCGGACAGTGCGCTGAAAAGAGCATGTTACGTTGTAAGATTCGTATTAGCTGAGCATACTGGTGTTAGACAAAGCTATTATCGTTATTTTGGAAGATTTACTCTAATGGGAAGTAAAGAGGTTACGACAGACATACCGGAATACACCAGTTTAGGTGCTTGGTGGAATCAGCGTGCCAGGGGTTTAGGAGCGACGATAGACCGCCCAGTTTCAAGTGGTGCCGAAGAAAACGCTCTTTGCTGGGATACTGACAG GTACCGCAGAGAAGATATTGTACTTCACGAATTTGCTCATGGTATGCATCTTCTGGGCGCTAAGTATGGTATACCTGGATTTGACAGAGAGCTTCATCGTCTGTACAATTCTGCGCGTGCGTCCGGGAAGTGGGCTAACACATACGCGCTGACTGACTACAGGGAATATTGG GGTGAAGCAGTTCAGAAGTATTTTAACGACGACGATTACAGAAATCCTTCTAATGGCATCCATAATCACATCGATACGAGAGAGAAGTTACGTGCCTACGACCCAGGATTGTATAATCTTGTCCGAAAAACGTTTCCCTGTGGAAATAGATACATTCTGCGATGTAGTAACAAGAATGAAGCTCAACTAAGAC AGGAAGAACTTAATCAAAAATTAAGAATGGACTGTGATAAAAATGGTGGTTTTATCGAGGGAGGTGGCACAGGCACTGGAGGTGGCACAGGGACAGGCGGTGGAACGGGCACTGGTGGAGGAACGGGAACTGGAGGTGGAACGGGAACTGGGGGTGGAACGGGCACAGGTGGTGGAACGGGAACTGGCGGTGGAACAGGCGGCGGAGGTGGTAAAG ACTGCACAGACGAACATCGCTATTGCTCTCATTGGGCTGCTCAAGGCTATTGTGAATCAAATTCTTTCACCCAAAGCAACTGCAAGAAAAGTTGTAGACTTTGTGGCGGAGGTACTGGAGGCGGTGGCGGTAGTGGAGGAG GTTGCACAGACAGTAACCGTTATTGCCAACCGTGGTCTCAACGTGGTGAATGTACGAAGAACCCCTCTTATATGCACAGGAATTGCAAGAAAAGCTGTGGAATCTGCTCATAA
- the LOC141915159 gene encoding citrate synthase-lysine N-methyltransferase CSKMT, mitochondrial-like, with product MSFLPKSKILSRKSMSKLCRNVYSNIQRKFFSAKTTDDSTIDNFEEALSLRSTWEKFHKEKCYFEWLVDPLSIHGYLMQHILSYAKCSSAVNILEIGCGTSSLSLNLFRSIQDYPVKIIAIDYAKSAVENMSEQYKIDTTGGHESSKFEILEADAGNLPFRDNSIDLVIDKGTVDSVLKDRRNGTKMARDISIETLRVLKCGGHFCQITDEDPELRIGLWDSFKLYSSYKWQINYKVLSENLYAENFMYSICKLK from the exons ATGTCTTTTCTGCCAAAAAGCAAGATATTAAGCCGGAAAAGTATGTCCAAATTGTGTAGAAATGTTTACTCCAATATACAAAGAAAATTTTTCTCGGCAAAGACAACGGATGATAGCACAATAG ACAATTTTGAAGAGGCTTTGAGTCTACGGTCTACGTGGGAAAAATTTCATAAGGAGAAATGTTATTTTGAATGGCTTGTAGATCCTCTATCAATACACGGTTATCTGATGCAACATATTCTATCATATGCGAAATGTAGCTCAGCTGtgaacattttagaaattggTTGTGGGACTTCTTCGTTATCGCTAAATCTTTTTCGGTCGATCCAGGACTACCCTGTGAAAATAATAGCTATCGATTATGCAAAATCTGCCGTTGAAAATATGTCGGAACAATACAAGATCGATACTACTGGAGGTCATGAAAGCTCGAAGTTTGAAATTCTAGAAGCAGATGCTGGTAATTTACCGTTTCGGGacaattcaattgatttagTTATCGATAAAGGCACGGTAGATTCGGTTCTTAAAGATCGCAGAAATGGTACCAAGATGGCACGCGATATCTCAATAGAAACGCTAAGGGTGCTGAAGTGTGGTGGTCATTTTTGTCAAATAACGGATGAAGATCCCGAACTTCGTATTGGTTTATGGGACAGTTTCAAACTTTACAGTTCCTATAAATGGCAAATCAATTATAAAGTGCTCAGTGAAAACCTATACGCTGAGAATTTTATGTATTCTATATgcaaattgaaatag
- the LOC141901974 gene encoding acid phosphatase type 7-like, translating into MSAQMLILACLVGFATGQLYYQPEQVHISYGAKPTQMVITWVTFNDTGINGSVVEYGLSKLDKQAFGSQSVFIDGGHEHRKIYMHRTILNDLTPGQKYVYHVGSISKGWSPVFYFKAMESGVNWSPTFAVYGDMGNKNAQSLTRLQEETLKGNLDAILHVGDFAYDMYVNNARYGDEFMRQIESVAAYLPYMTCPGNHEASYNFSNYKNRFSMPGGDGQGMFYSFNVGPVHFVAFDSEAYYYTHYGMDIIYNQYNWLEKDLQEANTPENRSQRPWIITFGHRPFYCTNVNNKQHCDISDNRIRDGIKSKTGEFVFGLEPLFYKYGVDLILNAHQHSYERFWPLFNMKVCNGTDKNNPYNNPPAPVVIVTGSAGCQEKHSPFLPVTYPYSAFHSTDYGYSKMKVYNSTHLYFEQISDDQDGKVIDKIWYIKNRHGAGLYNCLWEN; encoded by the exons ATGTCTGCGCAAATGCTTATCTTAGCTTGTCTCGTTGGGTTTGCGACTGGTCAACTATATTATCAACCTGAACAAGTGCATATATCTTATGGAG CAAAACCCACACAAATGGTAATCACATGGGTGACATTCAATGATACGGGCATCAATGGTTCAGTTGTTGAATATGGGTTATCCAAATTGGATAAACAAGCTTTCGGCAGCCAGTCTGTGTTTATTGATGGCGGTCATGAACATCGTAAGATTTACATGCATCGAACGATCTTAAATGATTTGACACCGGGACAGAAATATG TATACCATGTTGGGAGTATCAGTAAAGGATGGAGTCCAGTGTTCTACTTTAAAGCCATGGAATCGGGAGTTAACTGGAGTCCAACATTTGCAGTGTACGGAGATATGGGCAATAAAAATGCCCAATCATTGACAAGGTTACAAGAAGAGACCCTTAAGGGAAATTTGGACGCAATATTGCATGTTG GTGATTTTGCCTATGATATGTATGTT AACAATGCGAGATATGGTGATGAATTTATGAGGCAAATTGAATCAGTAGCTGCCTATCTTCCATACATGACCTGTCCTGGAAATCATGAGGCATCATA caatttttcaaattacaagAATCGATTTTCAATGCCTGGAGGAGATGGTCAAGGAATGTTTTAcag tttcaatgttGGTCCAGTCCATTTTGTGGCCTTCGATTCTGAAGCTTATTATTACACTCACTATGGTATGGACATTATTTATAATCAGTATAATTGGTTAGAAAAAGATCTACAG GAAGCGAACACACCGGAAAATAGAAGTCAACGACCATGGATCATTACATTTGGACATCGGCCATTTTACTGCACAAATGTTAATAATAAGCAACATTGTGATATCAGTGACAATAGG ATACGCGAtggaataaaatcaaaaactgGTGAATTTGTATTTGGACTGGAGCCGTTGTTTTATAAGTATGGAGTTGATCTAATCTTAAATGCTCATCAACATTCATATGAAAGGTTCTGGcctttattcaacatgaaG GTGTGTAATGGAACAGATAAGAATAATCCTTACAACAATCCACCAGCTCCAGTTGTCATAGTGACTGGATCTGCT GGTTGTCAAGAAAAGCATAGTCCATTTCTGCCTGTTACTTATCCATACAGTGCTTTCCACAGTACAGATTATGGTTATTCGAAAATGAAGGTTTACAATTCTACACATCTATATTTTGAACAGATATCAGATGATCAG GATGGAAAAGTCATTGATAAGATATGGTATATCAAGAATCGACATGGTGCTGGACTTTACAATTGtctttgggaaaattga
- the LOC141908874 gene encoding amino acid transporter heavy chain SLC3A1-like: MALEEKASGDAYIADKSDNMENDEEKIDIELDDSKAKFINGDAAPEAVVVIGSSSPKSDDFAGMGKEELLKYADDPYWVKVRLAVFILFWVAWFGMLAAAIVIIVLAPKCPPRPNLEWWQTGVMYQVYPQSFKDTDGNGLGDIKGIQEELPYLKELGVKSLVLAPIFKSAEFKEIGFDVTDFMDVDPSLGTIGCFEKLTKAAKKKRMKVILDFIPHSTSKTNKWFVESANAKDGKYADYYIWAAKDNGWKRKSGESMWVKDDTRGEFYLATLGPDRPNLNLKSANVQNEIKTIMSFWMDKGADGFRVLDVSSIAGDLSTATFKENSPLAYNLTRDWKALMNDYKQKTDKYRVLMVEPVGISNDTMKYYEQSDMSINRKLLKVDQSCNAVCVLSKVEGFIASLPSGKWANWLTGTVDTKRVATRMGKKEMVSAINTLLLTLPGTAIGYYGEEIGMSDVKNIVIPADDPFKLNQIADVANRYKSRTPMQWNSEANAGFTASNVTSWLPVANDSKKYNVKSEQASGSSIDFIDIFKQLTKLREKPSLMWGKFVPARVTADILSYVRQAEGHPGYLVAINFGKDSSTNDYTTAVSNLLPQEGITVFNSMNFDHDDFKIGQKIDLSNVLLNPGEAVIFEFPWSQE, from the exons ATGGCTCTTGAAGAAAAGGCTTCTGGCGATGCTTATATTGCTGATAAATCAGACAATATGGAAAACGACGAGGAGAAAATAGATATAGAATTGGACGATTCAAAG GCGAAGTTTATCAATGGTGATGCTGCTCCTGAGGCTGTGGTGGTCATTGGTTCATCCTCTCCTAAAAGTGATGACTTTGCTGGAATGGGAAAAGAGGAATTGTTGAAATATGCCGATGATCCGTATTGGGTGAAAGTTCGACTGGCAGTATTCATTCTTTTCTGGGTTGCCTGGTTTGGAATGTTGGCAGCTGCTATTGTCATCATCGTCTTGGCTCCAAAGTGTCCCCCGAGACCTAACCTGGAATGGTGGCAGACCGGAGTGATGTATCAAGTTTACCCGCAATCTTTCAAAGACACTGACGGAAATGGCTTAGGAGATATCAAAG GTATTCAGGAAGAACTACCCTACTTGAAGGAACTCGGCGTGAAATCATTGGTTTTGGCTCCGATTTTCAAGTCTGCAGAATTCAAAGAGATCGGATTTGATGTAACCGACTTCATGGATGTTGATCCCTCCCTTGGGACAATTGGATGCTTCGAAAAGCTCACAAAGGCTGCCAAAAAGAAGA GAATGAAggttattttggatttcatTCCTCACAGTACTAGCAAGACAAACAAATGGTTTGTAGAGAGTGCAAATGCCAAAGATGGAAAGTATGCTGACTACTATATCTGGGCTGCTAAAGATAATGGATGG AAACGAAAGTCTGGAGAATCTATGTGGGTTAAGGATGATACACGCGGAGAATTTTACCTGGCTACACTCGGCCCTGACAGACCTAATCTGAACCTGAAGAGTGCTAACGTTCAGAATGAAATTAAG ACGATCATGTCATTCTGGATGGATAAAGGAGCTGATGGATTCCGTGTATTGGATGTATCAAGTATTGCCGGCGACTTGTCAACTGCCACTTTCAAAGAGAACAGCCCTCTCGCTTACAATCTGACTCGGGACTGGAAAGCATTGATGAATGATTACAAGCAGAAAACGGATAAGTACAG AGTTTTGATGGTTGAACCGGTTGGAATCTCCAATGATACTATGAAGTACTACGAGCAAAGTGATATGTCGATAAACAGGAAGCTTTTGAAAGTTGATCAGTCGTGTAATGCTGTCTGCGTGCTGAGTAAAGTCGAAGGCTTCATCGCTTCTCTGCCAAGTGGAAAGTGGGCTAACTGGCTG ACTGGAACCGTTGATACAAAACGTGTCGCTACTCGCATGGGTAAAAAGGAGATGGTCAGCGCCATAAATACGCTATTACTGACACTGCCCGGTACCGCTATTGGTTACTATGGTGAGGAGATTGGCATGAGCGACGTGAAGAATATTGTTATACCAGCAGATGATCCGTTCAAACTCAATCAG ATCGCTGATGTCGCCAATCGTTACAAGTCTCGTACTCCGATGCAGTGGAACAGTGAGGCTAATGCTGGTTTTACTGCCTCGAACGTCACATCCTGGTTGCCGGTAGCTAATGACTCCAAGAAGTACAATGTCAAG AGTGAACAAGCTTCTGGATCTTCAATTGATTTCATCGATATCTTCAAACAACTGACAAAACTGCGCGAGAAACCATCTCTGATGTGGGGCAAATTCGTACCGGCTCGAGTGACCGCTGATATCCTTTCATATGTCCGTCAAGCCGAAGGTCACCCCGGTTATTTGGTCGCGATCAACTTTGGTAAAGATTCATCGACGAACGACTATACCACAGCCGTTAGCAATCTATTACCTCAGGAGGGTATCACcgttttcaattcgatgaattTTGATCACGATGATTTCAAGATTGGTCAAAAAATCGATTTGAGTAATGTTCTATTGAATCCTGGAGAGGCTGTTATATTCGAGTTTCCGTGGTCCCAAGaataa